GTGAGTGTGTTACTGCTTGTCCAGTTGAGATATTTGAGGTTAAAAATGGTAAAGCAGTTGCTAAGAATTTGGGTGAGTGTATAGAGTGTTGTGCTTGTGTTAATGCTTGCCCAAATGGAGCTATTGAGCACA
The Candidatus Thermoplasmatota archaeon DNA segment above includes these coding regions:
- a CDS encoding 4Fe-4S binding protein, translating into MKKVFEEGNIKITVDYDKCIGAGECVTACPVEIFEVKNGKAVAKNLGECIECCACVNACPNGAIEHSSC